The following proteins come from a genomic window of Liolophura sinensis isolate JHLJ2023 chromosome 13, CUHK_Ljap_v2, whole genome shotgun sequence:
- the LOC135480900 gene encoding uncharacterized protein LOC135480900, with amino-acid sequence MAWFALVKNGFALVRPPGHHAEKDKNQGFCFFNNIAIAARYIQSKYRHLVKKILILDWDVHHGNGTQQEFYENDDVMFISIHRFDQAKFYPSLRESGVTSVGKGIGEGFNINIPWNGDKMGNAEYLAAFNQIVVPVAKAFQADILLVSAGFDAAEGDLLGEYHLTPDV; translated from the exons ATGGCGTGGTTTGCACTG GTGAAGAATGGGTTTGCTCTCGTCCGTCCGCCAGGACATCACGCcgaaaaagacaaaaatcagGGATTCTGTTTCTTCAATAACATCGCCATAGCAGCGAGGTACATACAGAGCAAATACAGGCACCTTGTAAAGAAAATCCTCATTCTTGACTGGGACGTTCACCATGGCAACGGCACCCAGCAGGAGTTTTATGAAAACGATGACGTCATGTTTATCTCCATTCATCGTTTTGACCAAGCGAAGTTTTATCCCTCGTTACGTGAAAGTGGAGTCACTTCCGTCGGCAAAGGAATAG GCGAAGGTTTTAACATTAACATCCCGTGGAATGGCGACAAGATGGGAAATGCCGAATACTTGGCTGCGTTTAACCAAATTGTAGTGCCAGTGGCGAAAGCTTTTCAAGCGGACATTCTCCTAGTATCGGCTGGTTTCGACGCCGCGGAAGGCGATCTTTTAGGAGAGTACCACCTAACACCGGATGTTTAG